One Cololabis saira isolate AMF1-May2022 chromosome 18, fColSai1.1, whole genome shotgun sequence genomic region harbors:
- the ost4 gene encoding dolichyl-diphosphooligosaccharide--protein glycosyltransferase subunit 4 yields MVTDVQLAIFANMLGVSLFLLVVLYHYVAVNNPKKQD; encoded by the coding sequence ATGGTGACTGACGTCCAGCTGGCCATCTTTGCCAACATGCTTGGCGTCTCGTTGTTCCTGCTTGTCGTCTTGTACCATTATGTTGCTGTCAATAATCCCAAGAAGCAGGACTAA